GCAGCGCGGGCCAGCCATCCATCGGTACGTACTCTGCCGCTCGTCCTCTGAGATACTCCAGGGCCTGATCGACCTCAGAGTCCGTTACCTCAAGCTTTTCCTTGTGGGCTTCAACCCCTACGTAGCCCGAGAGCTGCAGCGCGGGCTTTACGTCGAAGGTCGCCCGGAAGCTGAGAGGCTTGCCCTCTTCGTAGACGACCTCCTCCAGCACGGGCTCGCTGATCGGATTCAGATTCGTTTCCTTGAGCGCCTGACCATAACTTTCCGGGATCAGTTCCTTGAGCGCCTCTTGCTTAGCCTCATCCTTAAAGCGTGAACGCAGGAGATCTCGGGGAATCTTTCCGGGCCGGAAGCCAGGCAATCGAACCTTTTTAGCGAGGTGCAAATACACCGTCTCCACCTTTTCTACAAGGCGTTCGGCAGGCAACTCAATTCGCAGTCCACGTTTGGTGCTGCTGATCTCTTCGATATCTACTTTCATGATTATCTCGGGATTAGATGTCGGATTCATGGTGCGAGAGGGGGGACTTGAACCCCCATCCGCCAAAGGCGGACTGGATCCTAAGTCCAGCGCGTCTGCCATTCCGCCACTCTCGCGTGAGTCTCGGAGCAGGAACCATGAAAACTATACCATACGCTCAAGCCTCTGTCTACACAACTGCTTCCCCACAGACAATCCTTGGCAGGCGCGGGGAGAGGGTGGTGAGGATTTCGTATGGGATGGTCTTGAGACGCTCTACCCACTCTGCGATTGAGATCTGTTCCTCGCCGTCCCGACCGAGCAGCGTGACGATATCCCCCTCACACGCCTCCCGCACATCAGTGACATCGATCAGACATTGGTCCATCGTGATGGTTCCAACTTGTCGAACCCGCCGACCGCGGACCAGGAAGTCGATGCCGTTGGAAAGGGCGCGGGAGACCCCATCGCCATATCCGATGGACACGGTAGCCAGTCGTGTCCGGTGCCCTGTTCGAAAGGTATGACCGTAACTGACACCGGTCCCCGGTGGAACCGTCTTGACGAAGACAATCCTGGCTTTCAGGGAGAGGGCAGGGCGAAGGGCCACGACTGTCTGCAGGTGAGAGCTTGGATACAGACCATACTGAGCCAGCCCGATCCGGACCAAGTCGAAGTAAGTGTCGGGGAACGTCAAGGTGGCGGCAGAATTGGCCAAGTGCACTAAGGGAGGCCGGATCCCTTGCCGCCGCAAGGTATTCACCAGCTTGGCGAACCGTTCGAATTGCTCCAAGGTTGTTGTGGGATCGATGGCGTCAGCCGTGGCGAGGTGGCTGTAGAGGCCGGCAACCGTGACATTGGGCAGGACCCTTATCGCGCTCAAGAGCTCCTGAGCCTCCTGCCAGGCAACTCCCAGGCGAGTCATGCCGGTATCGACCTTCAGGTGAATCTGAATCGACCCCAGATCCGCCGCGGATAATCGGCGGGCTTGGTCGAGGCTGCAGACAGTCGGCTGCAGCCGATACTCGACAAGCGTCTCGACCTCCTCTGTACAGATTGCGGGGCCGAAGAGGAGGATTGGCGCGTCGATCCCTGCCCTTCTGAGTTGAATTCCTTCTTCAATTGTGGCAACCGCAAGCCACGACGCGCCGGCTGACAGCGCGGTCCGAGCGACCGCAACCGCGCCATGCCCGTAGCCATCAGCCTTGACGACCGACATGAACTGCGTGGAGGGTTTGAGCAGCCGTCTGATCGCCACGATATTGTGGCGAATCGCCCCGAGATCGACCTCTACCCAGGCGCGATGAGTCGGAGGCATTCGATCGGCTGCCCAGCCGAGTCCCTGATCACTGCTCATACATTCTGACCGTATCGTTGAGGAGATCTTACCGGAGTATTTAGCCCAGAAACTTCCGAATCCAGGCCGCCCGAAGGATCAGGTCGCCGAGGTCCTTGACATTTCCATCTTTGACCCGCTTGATGATCGTCGCCGTGACCTCGCGGTGGGCATGATCCTGGGGGACGGTGAGGGGAAGCAGTCGGATCGTCGTCCGGATTTCCTCTGCCTCGGTGGGAGGGAGGAGAGCCAACGCCTCCTCATTCAGATACCGAAGGGCATCTTGAAGGTCGGCCTCGAATCCTGGGTCAACCTCCCTCAGGAAGGCCAGATCCTCCTGATTAAGACACGCGAGGCCAAGGATCTCCGGCGGCAGGCCTAAGGAGTAGAGGGCCGCGCAGAAGGAGATGGCCCGGGGAAGCGAGACCCCGCCAAGGCTCCGGCTATAGCCGAACAGACCGATATGAAGTTTCCGCATCCGCCGTCTGGGGACGGCGGGGGCGATGTGATTCATGAGGGGCGCTATCGCCCTCACTTGACGCTGATAGCAGGCGGAGATCCGTTCAATCAGCTCAATGACCTTTCCCTCCGGTTCTACCGGCCTGGCGTTCTTTCTAGGTGCGCTCTTGAGGGTCTCGATAGCCCGAATGATCGCAGGGGCCGGATAGTCGTACTTAAAGGCCGACTGGATCGTGAACGTCTGAACACTCGGGTGCTCAGCAAGGTGTCGTTCCACCGTATCGGGTCGGAAGTTACCCCGAAACGGGGCGCTGCCGGCCCCAAGGATCGTATAGATGGGAATTCCCAACTCCTGCTCCAGCCTATCCAGGCGACTTAAGGCTACCTTGACCAGGAGGCTCGCCGCCAGGCTGCCGTAGTTCAAGGCGGGATCGGAACGGGCCAGAAAGACGCGCTGGTACGGAAGGTCTTTGCCCTGCAGGTACGCGCGGACAATCGTGTCGGCCCGAAGCAGCGAATCCTTATCTTCGATCAAGGGGATGATCTGGATGGCGGCGGGGTGAAACTCTCCAATCCACTCTTTAAGGGGAATGTCGCCGGGGGTCAGAACCGCCTCCCCTTTCCCCGTGACAAAGACCTGATAGTACCGGAGGACCCGGTTCAACTCCTCCGCCGAGGTAGTCATGGGGAAGATGATCTCGAAGATGGGGGCGACATCCTCCCCGTAAAAGAGGCGGGCCACATCGTTTGCTCTGGGGATGCCCTGAAGAACCTCAAGGAGGATCTTCCCCTGCGCCTTTTCTACACCAGGGTTCGGGACTCGCAGGGTCAGGAACATCTCCCGCCCCAGGGGAAACGCCCGGAAGAAGCCCTCGTAGGTCGTCAGGAGCTTCTCGACGACGAACTCATCGACCTCCTTCCCCTCGAAGTCCCACATCTGCTCATCGCAGCCCAGATGGGAAAAGGCGTAGTAGGCCTCCCGGATCTCGTCCATCCCCTCCATGACGGGTCCTTGGGCAAAGAAGGGGACGGTGACGTTGTCCGGATGCTGGGTGCTCATGCACCGGGGGATACGTCGGCGGGCATCGAGATCGATCACCGCGCTACTCTCGATCGGTTGTCTGATTGGAATCCGGATGATTATCCCTGAAGACGCGGCTGACAAGGATATCCTCAGCCTCAATCGTCACCAGATCCTTTTTCGTGAGGGTATCTTGATGTTGCGCGAACAGGCGGTTGGCCTGGCGCAGGCGGGCCCGATCAAGGGCATTGCGCACACTGCGGGCGTTGGCAAAGTTGGGCATCTGCATGCGCCTGACAAGATATTCATAAAAGACCTTTTCAGCGTCAGGGCTGAAACGGTATTGCTGCTTTTCCAACATCAGCTTCGCGATTGCGATCAGTTCGTCTGCCGTGTAATTCGGGAAATCCAGGTGATGCGCGACGCGGGAGGACATCCCCGGATTGCCCTGGAAGAATGTCTCCATGCGGTCCCTGTAACCGGCCAGGATGACCACAAGATCCTCTCGCTGATTTTCCATGACCTGGAGCAGAATCTCGATCGACTCCTGGCCGTAGTCGCGCTCATTCTCGGAACGGTAGAGATAATAGGCCTCGTCGATAAACAGCACGCCGCCCATCGCCCTTTTCAAGACCTCTTTGGTCTTGGGCGCCGTATGCCCGATATACTGGCCGACGAGGTCATCGCGCGTCACCGCCGCCAGATTGCACTTCCGGATGTACCCGAGGCGGTGCAGAATCTCGGCCATCCGCATCGCGACGGTGGTCTTGCCTGTGCCGGGATTGCCGGTAAAGCACATATGGAGGCTGGGCGGGCCCGACATGAGCCCCAGGCTTTTCCGCACCCTGTCAACCAACAACAAGGCGGCGATTTCTCGAATCCGCGTCTTAATCGGCTTCAGGCCGACCAGTTCCCGGTCGAGCTTGTCAAGGATCTCCTGAATCTGGGAATCGCGAAAGACGCCTGCAAGATCTACCGGCGTATCATCAGGGAGTCCGGACAGAGCCTTCTCTTCAGGGGTCTGTTCAATGTTCGCTTCGCTCATAGACTTCCTCGTTCAATCCCCCTCGCCCCCAATTTGGGGGAGAGGGCTGGGGTGAGGGGAGCCTTTGCAAATCCACAACGATTACCTGTAACTATACGGTGTAGGAAGGGAAGGGGGGTTGAACCCCTTCCCTTCCTACCCAGGATTTTCGATTGGTGCTCAGCTTGTATACCGCTCGCCCTCCGGCTTATCGGTGGCGTAGCTGTGTACGACGTAGTTGACCGTGCGGCCCTTCACCTCCTGGCGCACAAGGCCAAAGCCGGGCTCATGCGCCGGACGATGAACGATGAACGACAGTCGGATGGTCTCCCACCCTTTGTTGTGGTCGAAGGCGTTCACCTTGACATAGTGGTTGGGATAGGCCTTGCGGCAGGCATCGATCTCGTACATGATGCCGGCCGGGTCCTCCAGGTCGAACATCGGCAGGCCCCACATCTCCCAGAACGTATTGCGAGGATGCGGATCATCCGTAAATTCGACACTGACGGCCCATTTGTTCTTTAACGCGTACTCTACCTGCTTCCTGATCTGGTCATCGGTCAGATCAGCCAGGAACGAGAAGGTGCCTTGAGTAATTCGCATATTGTGTCCTCCCTTCCCACCTACACGGCCGTTGTGGTCGGAACAAAGTCCGCGGTATCGGTCGATGCGTAGGTGAAGCTAATATCCTTCCAGACCTCCAGCGCCGTCCGCAATGGCTGACACCACCGCGCGGCATTCGCCAGGATCTCCGGACCTTCGTTGAAGTAGTCTCGGCCCTCGTTGCGCGCCTGAACCATCGCCTCCAGGGCTACCCGGTTGGCCGTCGCGCCCGCCGCGATGCCGGTCGGATGGCCGATGGTCCCGCCGCCGAACTGGAGCACCACGTCTTCGCCAAAGTAGTGGAGCAACTGGTGCATCTGCCCGGCGTGGATGCCGCCTGAGGCGACCGGCATGACCTTGCGCAGCGACGCCCAGTCCTGGTCAAAGAACAGGCCATTCTGCAGGTTCATCGGGGTGTGGGTTTCCCGCAGGGTATCGTAGAACCCCTTGACCATATACGGATCGCCTTCGAGCTTGCCGATGACGGTGCCGGAGTGGATATGGTCCACCCCCGCCATGCGCATCCACTTGCAGATGACGCGGAAGTTGACGCCGTGATTCTTCTGGCGGGTATAGGTCGAATGACCGGCCCGGTGCAGGTGCAGCATCATATCGTTCTTCCGTGCCCACTTGGATATCGACTGGATCGCGGTGTAGCCGATCACCAGATCGATCATAATGATCAGACTGCCGAGTTCCTTGGCGAATTCGGCCCGCTCATACATGTCCTCCATGGTGCCGGCTGAGATATTGAGGTAATGCCCCTTCACCTCGCCCGTGGCGGCGGAGGCGCGGTTCACCCCTTCCATGGCGAACAGGAAACGGTCGCGCCAGTGCATAAATGCCTGCGAGTTGATGTTTTCGTCATCCTTGGTAAAGTCGAGGCCGCCTTTGAGCGCCTCATACACGACGCGGCCGTAATTCTTGCCGGAGAGCCCCAGTTTCGGCTTGATGGTGGCGCCCAGCAGCGGGCGGCCGAACTTATCCAACCGCTCGCGCTCCACCACGATCCCGGTGGGCGGCCCCTGAAAGGTCTTCAGGTAGGCCACAGGGAACCGCATGTCTTCCAGACGCAGCGCCTTTAACGGCTTGAAGCCGAAGACGTTGCCGATAATGGATGCGCTCACGTTGACGATGGAGCCATCCTCAAATAGGTCCAGATCGTAGGCGATGTAGGCAAAATACTGGCCTGGACTCCCCGGTACAGGATCCACCCTGTATGCCTTCCCGCGATAGGCATCGTGATCGGTGAGACGGTCGGTCCACACGACCGTCCAGGTGGCGGTGGACGACTCGCCCGCGACGGCCGCAGCCGCCTCATCCGGATCCACACCCTCCTGAGGCGTGATGCGGAACACCGCAATCACGTCGGTGTCCTTCGGCTCATATTCCGGCCGCCAATACCCCATCTGCTTGTAAGGGACCACCCCCCCCGATTTATACCGGTCTTTTGGATCCTTGTTGGTTCCTGCTGCTCCTGCCATCGTTCCCTCCTTGGCTAACACCTTTACTTCATGTTCTACCGTTCTGTTGCCTCGCTTCCCCGGAACTCTTGGATCGTTTACCCCTTGCCTTCATCTCTTGTCTTGTTGAGCCTGATCGGACCCAGACCCATTCCAATACGTGGCTTTACCTTGCCTCTCCTCAATCATAAAGTCAAATAGGAAATTTTTGAGTCTATCATAAAGGTTAGTTTATAGTACGCTGTGCCGAATCATCGCTCATGCAGTGTTCCATACGTTTTTAATGTATTTATTGCAGTGATCGTCATTCCGGACTTGATCCGGAATCCAGTCCTGCCGCGCCTGTTTAGACTTCGAACATGATAGCAAAGCAGGCCAGCAGATAGCCATTCATGGCAAACCTTGACAAGCCTTCCCGAAGGCGAGAGAATCGCCGCACACTTTAGAGCTTCTTGCGCGCGTAACGAGCTGGCGCGAATACCCGGTTCATCGAGGAAGCTGCCGGCGCCGCATAAGGGGCCGCTCGCACGACCCGGTCAACGTTGGCATTCGCCGGATACGTAGAGAGGGAGGAATGGCGTGGCCAAAACTCACGGCAAGGGACCTCGATTCGTTCGCTACTTCGGCCCAGTAGTTGAGGCATTGAAGGAGCTCGGTGGATCAGGCAGCCCCGACGAGGTCAGGGCTGTGGTCGCCTCTCGACTCGCCATCTCCGAACAAGAGCAGAGTGAACAGCTCTCGAGTGGCTCCTCCCGTTTTGACAATCAGGTTGCATGGGCTCGTTTCTACCTCACTCGGGCTGGGCTTCTCGACTCGTCACGTCGAGGCATCTGGAGTCTCACGGAGAAAGGCCGCGCCACGACTCTGTCTCATACCGCGGCTCTGCAGTTGTTCAAGGAAGTTCATCAAGCTTTTTCTGTCGAGTGGAGGGCGCGGCTTAAGCCGGGCGAGAGTAGCGAGACGCTTGAGGAGTCCTCGGCGGAAGCAGTGGTGGGCGCCCAGGCCCCGGATCACCGCGAGCAACTCCTTACCATTCTAAAGGGATTGCCTGCTGCCGGCTTCGAGCGCCTGTGTCAACGTCTACTTCGGGAATCCGGATTCCAAAACGTTACGGTTACCGGTCGCTCCGGAGACGGAGGTCTTGACGGAAACGGTGTTGTTGAGGTGAATCCGTTCGTCAGCTTCCGCGTCTTGTTTCAGTGTAAACGCTATAGTGGGGCGGTAGCCCCGGCACACGTGCGAGACTTCAGGGGTGCCATGGCAGGTCGAGCCGACAAGGGTATCATTCTGACGACCGGTACCTTCACTGCTGAAGCACGCCGGGAGGCGGTGCGGGATGGCGTACCCCCCATTGAGCTGGTTGATGGTGAGAAGTTTCTCGACATGTTCGAGAAGCTGGAACTTGGCCTGAAGCCTCGGGTAGCCTTCGAGATTGACGACGGTTTCTTTGATGCCTTTCGAAAGTGAGAAACCGGTGAGAACTGGCTCGGCAGGGGCGTCCGCTGAATCGGATTGCTCCATTGAAGTGAGGCGATGGAATATCACGTTCTCGAGGCTCGGTACGTCGGCGGATATGTTGTGTGGCTCCGGTTTCGCGATGGTACGGCCGGGGAAGTCGATCTGGCCTCGGAGCTGCGTGGTCCGGTCTTCGAACCGCTCCGGGATCCCAGCTACTTCAAGGCCTTCATGGTGCATCCGGAGTTCCATACGCTCGTCTGGCCGAATGATGCAGACGTTGCGCCGGAATTCTTGTACCGCAATGTGCGGGTCACGGCCTAACCTTCCCTGCGTCTGACGCCAAATTAAAGTTTGCCTTTCATAAGGGCAGTAATTTGGACCATATTAAAGGCTGCCTTTATGGCGAGGAGCATGGCAACTTGCTGTCGGGCGCGAAGACGGCGGAGTGGACAGGCAGGACATGGAAGCTACGTTACGAGTCCTGAATGAGCTGGAACAGGCCGGAGTGATGAGCCGCTATGCGATCGGCGAGGCGATAGCCGCCACCTTCTATGCCGAGCCGCTGCTGACCTTCGACCTCGATGTGTTTGTCGTGCTGCCCCAGACGCGTGGCGGTCTCTTGACGCTGGAACCGCTGTACGAGGCGCTGCGTGCGCGCGGGTACCGCGAAGAGGATGAGTGTGTGAGCATCGAGGGGGTGCCGGTACAGTTTCTGCCGGCCTATAACGCGCTGCTGGAGGAGGCCTTGACTGAGGCTCGTGAGACGATGTATGAGGCGACGCCTACCCGCGTCTTGCGTGTGGAGCATCTGGTGGCCGTCGCGCTTCAGACGGGTCGCGATAAGGACCGTGAGCGGGTGCGCCTGCTACGGGAGGACGCGCCTTTCGACCCGGATTATCTGGCGGGCGTGCTCGCCCGTCACGGATTAGGAGAACGGTGGAATCAATGGCGGCCCTGAGTCCCGAGATGGCGAGGCTATTGGCTGTGAAGGAGTTGCGCCGGCGCAAGCTGGCCGGTCTGCCGTTCCCGGAAAAGGTACGAGCGGTGGTGCAACTCCAGCGGATAGTCGCCCCTATCCTGCGCGCGCGGGGCCGGCAGGTCCGCGTATGGAACATCGAGGAATCGGCTGCACGCCGGCCGCCGGGGACTCCATAGGCGAGACAGAAGACACTAACGTCCTATCCGGCCTACAAGGATTCCGGCGTGCCGTGGCTGAGGAAGGCGGGGCTGGAACCTTCCTACGCCGCGAGGCGCTGCCGCATGCCCCGGATGCCTGGTTTGTGCCGGATAGCATGAAAATCGGCTACGAGATCAGCTTCACTCGCCACTTCTTCAAGCCGCAGCCGCTGCGCACGCTGGAGGAGATCCGCGCCGACATCTTGGCGCTGGAGAAGGAAACTGAGGGGCTGGTGGGCGAGATCAATGGGGGCGGAGGGCGGTGATCCCCGGACCGAGCACTTGGGATCAGAGTTCCATCATCCTTGCATTTCTGGTATCACCAATCCGTTATTACAGGGAATGCCACCCGCTGGCCGGGGCCGGTTGGGAGGAGTTCCTGACCTCGACCCCGCGCGCCGCTTCGTCGTCTACCCGGGCGACGAGACCTATCCGATCGGCGGCGACACGTCGGCGATCCCACTGGATGCCCTAGCGCGGCAATTGGCGGAAGAAACGGCATGATCGCCGGCCTCTCCCGCGTAGGGGAGAGGGGGCTTTTGCTGCGAACTTCCCGGCGTCTGAAGCGTGCCTTGACATCTCAATGCTCGGCATAGTATAAGCACAACACGATCCCATCAGGTTGCACTGCCCAGAAAGTCCCCTCACCCCAACCCTCTCCCCCACATGGGGGCGAGGGGGAGTAAAAAGAGTTACGCTTCGTTTTGAGGCGCTGGGGACATTGGCGTCATTAGCTCAACAGAACCTGGAGTAGCCTTTCAATGAGCCAAGAATCGTGTCTGCATAATCAGCATCTGTCCTCAAATACCCCTGGTGCGCCGGGGGCTCAGCCGTCCATGGCGACCATGGCCCTCGAGTTCATCAAGGATGGCGATGTGGTCGGCCTGGGCACCGGACGGGCCGCGACCGCATTTGTCCGCGCCCTGGGTGATGCGGTCAAGGCCGGTCTTCGGGTGACGGGTGTGTCGACGTCGCAGGTCACCGCCGCGTTGGCGGCGCAGCTTGGGATACCGCTGGCGACGCTCGAAGAAGTCTCAAGCATCGACGTTACATTTGATGGCGCCGATGAGGTCGACCCCAAGTTGGACCTGATCAAGGGGTACGGTGGGGCGCACGTTCGGGAAAAGATCGTAGCCGCCTCGTCGCGACGGCTGGTCATCCTGGTGGGGGCCGAAAAGCTGGTGCCGGTCCTGGGGAGCCGCGGCATCCTTCCCGTAGAGGTCGTGCCGTTCGGGCTGTCCCTCTGCCGGCGCCGCCTCGCAGAACTTGGGTGCGGGCCAACTGCCCGCGAGCATTACGGGCAGCCGTTCGTGACCGACAACGGCAATCAGATCCTCGACTGCAGCATCTCGCCACTCTCTGACCCGGCCGCGTTCGAGCAGGCGATCCTCGGAATCCCCGGGGTGGTGGGAACGGGGCTCTTCATCGGGATGGCCGACACGGTGCTGGTGCAGGACGGCGATGCGGTCCACGTACAACAACGCGGAGACCGATGATGGGAGATCCGATGATCAGCAAAGGTGTGACCCTGACCCGTCATCTGCTGGATGACCGAACGCCGCTGGAGGGCGATCTTGGCGCGCTGCTCATCAAGATCGGCGCCGCTTCGAAACTGCTGTCGCGGGAGGTGAACCGGGCGGCGCTGCACGGCCGGTTGGGATACACCGGAGAGGTCAACGTCCAGGGAGAGCAGATCGCGCAGCTTGATCTGTGGTCGAATGAGGTATTTGTGGACGCGCTGAAGGAGACCGGTCTCGTCTGCACGATGGTTTCGGAGGAGATGGAGGCGCCGCTGCATGTCGACCGCAACTGCCTTCCCGGGAGCTATGTGGTCTGTTTCGACCCGGTTGACGGCTCGTCGAACATCGATATCAACGGCACAGTGGGGACCATCTTTTCAGTGCGGCACCGGCGCGGCCATGGCCGGGAGCACGTCGCCATGGATACCTTACAGAAGGGGACCGAGCAGGTGGCGGCCGGCTACGTCATGTATGGCCCCAGCACGATGTTTGTCTATGCCGCGGGCCACGCGGTACACGGTTTCACATGGGACCAAACGGTGGACGATTACCTGCTGACACACGCCGATATTCGGATTCCGCAGCGGGGTAAGACGTACAGTGTGAACTGTGGGAACTATCATCGCTGGGCGGAACCGACCCGCCAGGCCGTCGATTATCTGAGCACGCCGGACAAGGCGACAGGCCGCCCGTATTCGCTCCGCTATGTCGGATCGATGGTTGCAGACATGCACCGCACGCTGCTCGGAGGCGGAATATTTATGTATCCGGGCGAAGCCGGCGGTGGCAAGAACGCCAATGGGAAGCTCCGGCTCCTGTATGAGGTTGCGCCGATGGCCTATATCGTGGAGCAGGCCGGTGGACGGGCCAGCACCGGTGTTGAGCGGGTCTTGGATATCGAGCCGAAGGAATGCCATCAGCGCGTGCCGGTCGTCATCGGCAGCACCGACGACGTCGCGCTCGTTGAGGAGTTCTATCGGGGAAAGCGTTAGCAGGTTCCCGCAGCGATCGGTTCGGACCGCATCCCGCCAGACAGAGCAATAGAAAGGAGGGAGCGAGCATGAATACGCGTATCCGCGAGATCCTTGGTTGGTATAGCGCCGACAATCCTGGAACCTTGACGAACCTATCGCGGTTGCTGCAGCACGGCTATCTTGGCGGCACGGGCCGTCTGGTGATCCTGCCGGTCGATCAAGGGTTCGAGCACGGTCCGGCGCGAAGCTTTGCCGTCAACCCTCCAGCCTATCATCCGCACTACCACTTCGAACTCGCCATTGAGGCGCGTTGCAACGCCTATGCGGCCCCGCTCGGCTTCCTTGAGGCGGGCGCGGCCGAGTTCGCCGGTCAGATTCCCTTGATCCTCAAGCTCAACAGCCACGATGTGTTACACGACGAGAAGGACCCGCTTTCGGCAGTCACGGCCGGCGTAAAAGATGCGCTGCGTCTCGGGTGTGTCGGCGTGGGCTTCACGATCTACCCCGGCTCGGCTCATTGCGCTGCGATGTACCAGCAGTTCCGCGAGATCGCGGCTGAGGCCAAGGCGTCCGGCCTGATCGCCGTCTGCTGGTCGTACCCGCGCGGCTCCGGCCTGAGCAAGGAGGGCGAGACGGCGATCGACGTGGTGGCCTACGCGGCGCAGATCGCAGCGCAGCTTGGCGCGCACCTGATCAAGGTGAAGCTGCCCACAGCCCACATCGAGCAGCCGGAGGCCAAGAAGGTCTACGACAAGACCAAGGTGCCGATCGGGACGCTGGCAGAGCGCGTCCGGCATGTGGTCCAGAGTGCTTTTGACGGGCGACGGATGGTGATCTTTTCCGGCGGGGCGGCCAAGGAGGATGATAACGCGGTCCTGGATGAGATCCGGGCCATCCGCGATGGGGGCGGGTTCGGCACCATCATCGGCCGCAACTCGTTCCAGCGCCCCCGCGCCGCCGCCATCGACCTGCTCACCAGGATCATGAAGATCTACTCCGGCGAGATGCAGTAGGCGTGGCGACAGTACTCAATGCTGAGTTGTAACGTGGGGTAGGGGCCCTGCGTTGCAACCGTCTGGTTTATAGCGTTGTTCGGCGTTCCCTCTTGGTTATCATCTCCCGCTTCGCGGCCGCGTACGCGACCTCCTCAAGCTCGATGCGTTCTTTGATTACCCGAGCAAGCCACTCCTCAACCCCGGCAGCATGATGCATTCGGGCGAGGAACGCCGCCCTTTCAGCCAGGTCCGGCGGAATGGAGAAGGCGCCTCGCTTGGCCCGTCGCACTGCAATGGGCGTTCCCCACGCTTTGTCCTCGCCGACCTGCGAGACCACGAGGTCGTCGATCTGTTTCGGAGACAGGTGTTTTACCTTGGGGGATCTCTTCGTGTTCATACTGGCCACCCTGTAATGATCCGGACCACGTTTCCGGGTTTGAGTTGAAAGATGATCTTCAGCGATCTTCCGGCCCCGGTTCGGCCAATCAATTGAAAACGGTCCGTGAATTGCCTGTTCCGCCGCACGATAAAGTCGGAGAAGCAACACTCCACAGCCTCTTCGAACGACACACCGTGGGTAGCGAGTTTATCGCTATCGAAGTCGTACTCGAAGTCACTCGGCTGGAAGCGGCTCCAGTTTACCAAGACAGGTGTCCCTATTCATAGATTTTCTCGCCAAACGCTAAAATCAGCGGTGGCTGCAAGACGTCCAATGGATTGCCTTGTTATACGGGTTCAAAAAAGTCCTTTCAAATGCCTCGTTGTTGCTGGCCTCAAAGAGTCATAGTGGTTCCTGTTATATCCTGATGCAAAACTTATGGCCCGATAGAAAAGATCTTTAAATGTATCCGATGACATATTTTCTAGATACTTCCAGTCCGAGATTCTTGGTGAGGGTGTGTAGAAGAGGATGGCGAAATCATTCAGGGCAGTAAAATAGTCATGCAGCATTTCTATTAGATAAGAAGAGTGATAAATGACACGGTTCGTCTTCAGCTCCTCTCGGAAAGGCTCCAACAAAGGGAGCACCTCGGATTCTTTAATGTCATGTCCAGTTTTGTTGCAGATTCGGTGTAGCTCATCTAACACCCCGGTTAGCCGAAAGAGGTTGTGTTTAGATAGTAGCTGTGCAAACCTCAATATTTTCCGTCGCGACAGACTGAATTCTATTTGTTTTGAAATATCACCACACCAAAAAGAAAACCTCGGTTTCTCCTTGAGCCATGAATCAAGACTCTCGTACGCATCAATGAATTTTGAAGACTCCCAAGCGTCCTTATGTCTCTCAACCAACCACCTTGCCCCCGTGAACAGGGATAGCTGGCACGGTCTA
The nucleotide sequence above comes from Candidatus Methylomirabilis lanthanidiphila. Encoded proteins:
- the mrr gene encoding Mrr restriction system protein, which translates into the protein MAKTHGKGPRFVRYFGPVVEALKELGGSGSPDEVRAVVASRLAISEQEQSEQLSSGSSRFDNQVAWARFYLTRAGLLDSSRRGIWSLTEKGRATTLSHTAALQLFKEVHQAFSVEWRARLKPGESSETLEESSAEAVVGAQAPDHREQLLTILKGLPAAGFERLCQRLLRESGFQNVTVTGRSGDGGLDGNGVVEVNPFVSFRVLFQCKRYSGAVAPAHVRDFRGAMAGRADKGIILTTGTFTAEARREAVRDGVPPIELVDGEKFLDMFEKLELGLKPRVAFEIDDGFFDAFRK
- a CDS encoding ribose 5-phosphate isomerase, with the protein product MSQESCLHNQHLSSNTPGAPGAQPSMATMALEFIKDGDVVGLGTGRAATAFVRALGDAVKAGLRVTGVSTSQVTAALAAQLGIPLATLEEVSSIDVTFDGADEVDPKLDLIKGYGGAHVREKIVAASSRRLVILVGAEKLVPVLGSRGILPVEVVPFGLSLCRRRLAELGCGPTAREHYGQPFVTDNGNQILDCSISPLSDPAAFEQAILGIPGVVGTGLFIGMADTVLVQDGDAVHVQQRGDR
- a CDS encoding D-fructose-1,6-bisphosphatase protein, producing the protein MGDPMISKGVTLTRHLLDDRTPLEGDLGALLIKIGAASKLLSREVNRAALHGRLGYTGEVNVQGEQIAQLDLWSNEVFVDALKETGLVCTMVSEEMEAPLHVDRNCLPGSYVVCFDPVDGSSNIDINGTVGTIFSVRHRRGHGREHVAMDTLQKGTEQVAAGYVMYGPSTMFVYAAGHAVHGFTWDQTVDDYLLTHADIRIPQRGKTYSVNCGNYHRWAEPTRQAVDYLSTPDKATGRPYSLRYVGSMVADMHRTLLGGGIFMYPGEAGGGKNANGKLRLLYEVAPMAYIVEQAGGRASTGVERVLDIEPKECHQRVPVVIGSTDDVALVEEFYRGKR
- the fbaB gene encoding Fructose-bisphosphate aldolase class 1 — its product is MNTRIREILGWYSADNPGTLTNLSRLLQHGYLGGTGRLVILPVDQGFEHGPARSFAVNPPAYHPHYHFELAIEARCNAYAAPLGFLEAGAAEFAGQIPLILKLNSHDVLHDEKDPLSAVTAGVKDALRLGCVGVGFTIYPGSAHCAAMYQQFREIAAEAKASGLIAVCWSYPRGSGLSKEGETAIDVVAYAAQIAAQLGAHLIKVKLPTAHIEQPEAKKVYDKTKVPIGTLAERVRHVVQSAFDGRRMVIFSGGAAKEDDNAVLDEIRAIRDGGGFGTIIGRNSFQRPRAAAIDLLTRIMKIYSGEMQ